AAGAAGAGGTTCTCGTCGAGATAGCCCCGTTCGGGTGTGACGACGGCGATGCGGTCGGCGTCGCCGTCGTTGGCGATCCCGAGATCGACCGCGCCGTCGTCGCCCGTGACGGCCTCGATCAGGGCCTCGAGGTTCTCGGCGGCGGGTTCGGGCGCTCCGCCGCCGAAGTCGGGATCCCGCTCGCACCGGAACCGATCGAGGTCAGCGCCCGCGCGCTCGAGCAGAGCGTCGGTCGTCCCGCGACCGCTGCCGTGCATGGCGTCGTAGGCGACGGGCAGCCCCGAGAGGTCGGTGCTGCCGGTGATCGACTCGACCAAGTCGAGGGCGGCGTCGGCGTGCGACTCGGCGAAATCGACCTCGCGAGCCGTACCGTGTTCTTCCTCGGGAAGCGATTCGGGTTCGGCCAGGCGCTCTGCGATGGCGTCGGTCACGTCCGGCAGAGCCGGCGCGCCGTCCTCGGGAATGAACTTCACGCCGTTGTACTCCGGCGGGTTGTGCGAGGCCGTGATCACCAGGCCGCCGGCGAGGTCCCGATCGACAATTGCGTGGGCGATCAGCGGCGTCGGCCGGTCCCGCTCGGAGAGCAGGACGTCGAAGCCGTTGGCACACAGCACCCGCGTCAGTTCCTCGGCGAACCCGCGAGAGGTCTCTCGAGCGTCGTACCCCACCGCGACCGGCCCCTCGAGTCCCTCGTCGGAGAGGTACGTCGCGACCGCCTGGCCCACCATTCGAACGCGGGGCGCCGTGAACTCGTCGAGCGTCGCCCGCCAGCCGTCGGTGCCGAAGCTGATCGTCTCCATGGTGCGGTGGTCGACACCCGGCGCGAAAAAAGCGACGCTGGCGGGCGGAGAAGACGGCGGGGCGGCCCGGCCCGAGGACGCTGCTGTTCGCTTCTGTTTCCAACGCTAATTTCTGTCAGCGGTGCGAGCAACGACGTTTTCCGAATCGGCTGCGTACGTCGATTATATGACACCCGCTCCCTCCGTCGTCGCCGTCAGCGGCAGCCTCCGCGAAAAGAGCTACACGCGGACGGCCCTGAAGTACGCCCTCGAAGCGGCCGACGAGGCCGGCGCCGAGACGACGCTGCTCGACCTGCGAGAGTACGATCTCCCCGTCTACGACCCCGACGTCGACGATCGAGAACAGGGCGACGCCGAGACGGCGACGCGCCTGGTTCGCGAGGGCGACGCCGTCATCCTCGGGACGCCGGTCTATCACGGCTCGTACTCGGGGGCGCTGAAGAACTTTCACGACTACTGCGGGTTCGACGAGTACGAGGACACGACCGTCGGTCTCCTCGCAACCGCCGGCGGC
This window of the Natrinema salifodinae genome carries:
- a CDS encoding phosphoglucomutase/phosphomannomutase family protein; protein product: METISFGTDGWRATLDEFTAPRVRMVGQAVATYLSDEGLEGPVAVGYDARETSRGFAEELTRVLCANGFDVLLSERDRPTPLIAHAIVDRDLAGGLVITASHNPPEYNGVKFIPEDGAPALPDVTDAIAERLAEPESLPEEEHGTAREVDFAESHADAALDLVESITGSTDLSGLPVAYDAMHGSGRGTTDALLERAGADLDRFRCERDPDFGGGAPEPAAENLEALIEAVTGDDGAVDLGIANDGDADRIAVVTPERGYLDENLFFAALYDYLLESESGAAVRSVSTTFLIDRVAEAHGESVREVPVGFKWVAEAMADGDALVGGEESGGFTVRGHVREKDGVLLAVLAAAMHAEEPLDDRVDRLLDEHGTVVQDKISVACPDDEKGRVLDELEGEIPETVAGTDVEGVNTADGFKLQLADGSWLLIRPSGTEPVLRVYAEAADEDRIGDLLAAGRDLVEPLV
- a CDS encoding NADPH-dependent FMN reductase, which translates into the protein MTPAPSVVAVSGSLREKSYTRTALKYALEAADEAGAETTLLDLREYDLPVYDPDVDDREQGDAETATRLVREGDAVILGTPVYHGSYSGALKNFHDYCGFDEYEDTTVGLLATAGGGSYGSTLDHLRITVRGVHGWVLPHQVGLRSASEKFERDPDAIDGRRFRDPALRERVEKLGRMIAEYAFIDPSVTSSRSAAADADD